From a single Osmerus mordax isolate fOsmMor3 chromosome 6, fOsmMor3.pri, whole genome shotgun sequence genomic region:
- the tex10 gene encoding testis-expressed protein 10 homolog isoform X1, which yields MTKSKKKRQDDFQKVKLKVGKLKPKAENATSVNFRTKGIHLTEQLKKDTSGPTTRRQLSIKDLLSQLHHYSSSVKQTALVGLKELLTLHPSVLEQHLSRLLSEVAAVFTDKDPNVRAAATRLLRFVAQCVPADRAAPFFPLLSAHLSCAMTHIEAGIQKDALAVLDVLLEHYPGLLAARPALLLTNFLELISHRRVVGGARTQETMGRSWALSVNPSRAVTGQQWRLTVLLRLGRFLQAVVEERPAEEGGVRVPGDGVFLSSGEGGVSTALELTWEELTYSRVGVQLFEHSGAKPTQHSTFRLRPEVEPGSGVGEGLDSAEAVLGFAATLVPLLLEVWVEASASERAQTDSAHLLTPDSMALMFQVLSILQLVRRLAPQKEHQDILDAWFRSEYLADFKQHFMKNFPYGALDTPKPRRKVDAKRTKQMPAAPGQTVEPLALNVALCQVMVSLSQREGPGQEPDADWLMPLKTFVRETLSSGVKLSNRHLHTLLDTVWKMVLTQRSRAVTEDLLQAVCVQYKQRNLSLQTRSLLLSFYSRLYLQEHSHTHIARSRVLSRWLAALPVQLSQLGHRNPALSSWLLLSIQAAASRGNKDLLNSLQANALQLYDPQEGSVVLLPAESQQRLVQLLYFLPVMSQSLLANLSRCCTAGRISAGLAASLIRIIHFRSSLSGWSVGSQDVALQDVDYISFLFSTLTGFSSDELATLQEAGDGSVLPPSPLSPLSLYHTPLEQFTHHWDVVEEVCHCLETSGSRSQCFDVLQNGICNYLTRLQVVPDSMAAGLLRAMARLLEPSVLPSEALLRFLSHCCLSLLALLSSLQRDRHSHTNHKREAVWDACVCALSSVPRLLRMLLQSLHVADLCEEELPQLGHILTLLLQHAAMRSHLLANAAQLQHVLQELTRYCRGEARQQWLTDLMYCYSVTMASHHGNLGLRDIY from the exons ATGACTAAAAGCAAGAAGAAGAGGCAGGATGACTTCCAGAAGGTCAAACTCAAAGTGGGAAAGCTCAAGCCCAAAGCAGAAAACGCCACCAGCGTGAACTTCCGCACCAAGGGAATCCACCTGACGGAGCAGCTCAAGAAAGATACAAGTGGACCTACTACACGCAGACAACTCAGCATCAAG gatctGCTGTCCCAGCTGCACCACTACAGCAGCAGTGTGAAGCAGACAGCCCTGGTGGGCCTGAAGGAGCTTctgaccctccacccctccgtgCTGGAGCAGCACCTGTCCCGCCTGCTGTCCGAGGTGGCAGCCGTGTTCACAGACAAGGACCCCAACGTACGGGCGGCCGCCACGCGCCTGCTCAG GTTTGTGGCTCAGTGTGTTCCTGCCGACCGTGCAgctcccttcttccccctcctcagcGCCCACCTGTCCTGCGCCATGACACACATCGAGGCAGGCATCCAGAAGGACGCCCTGGCGGTCCTGGACGTGCTGCTGGAGCACTACCCCGGCCTGCTGGCCGCGCGCCCCGCCCTGCTGCTCACCAACTTCCTGGAGCTCATCTCACACAGACGCGTGGTGGGAGGGGCCAGGACCCAGGAGACcatggggaggagctgggcgcTGTCAGTCAACCCTAGCAGGGCTGTGACTGGCCAGCAGTGGAGACTGACAGTTCTCCTCAG GCTTGGGAGGTTCCTCCAggcggtggtggaggagagaccagcagaggaagggggggtgcgAGTCCCAGGTGACGGAGTGTTTCTGTCcagcggagagggaggggtgagcacAGCCCTAGAACTCACCTGGGAGGAGCTCACCTACAGCAGGGTCGGGGTTCAGCTGTTTGAACACTCAGGGGCCAAACCCACTCAACACTCCACCTTCAGACTCAG GCCCGAGGTTGAACCAGGGTCTGGAGTGGGTGAGGGTCTGGACTCAGCTGAGGCTGTGCTGGGCTTTGCTGCCACGCTGGTAcccctgctgctggaggtgtGGGTGGAAGCCAGCGCCAGCGAGCGGGCCCAGACTGACAGTGCCCATCTTCTCACCCCAGACTCCATGGCTCTCATGTTCCAAGTCCTCTCCATTCTGCAGCTGGTCAGGAGGCTGGCACCGCAAAAGGAGCACCAGGACatcctg GATGCTTGGTTCCGTAGTGAGTACCTGGCTGATTTTAAGCAGCATTTCATGAAGAACTTCCCCTACGGAGCCCTGGACACACCTAAACCCCGGAGGAAGGTCGACGCCAAGAG GACCAAGCAGATGCCAGCGGCCCCTGGACAGACTGTTGAGCCCCTGGCCCTTAACGTGGCCCTGTGTCAGGTCATGGTGTCCCTCAGCCAGAGGGAGGGGCCAGGACAGGAGCCCGACGCTGATTGGCTGATGCCCCTGAAGACGTTTGTGAGAGAGACTCTGTCCAGCGGCGTCAAGCTGAGCAACAGACACCTGCACACTCTGCTGGACACGGTGTGGAAGATGGTGCTCACACAGAGGAGCCGGG ctgtaacTGAGGACCTgttgcaggctgtgtgtgttcagtacaaGCAGAGAAACCTGAGTCTGCAGACCCGCTCCCTGCTGCTGTCCTTTTACAGCAGGCTGTACCTGCAggagcacagccacacacacatcgccAG gagtcggGTGCTGTCTCGGTGGTTGGCTGCTCTGCCTGTGCAGCTGTCCCAGCTGGGCCACCGTAACCCGGCCCTTTCCTCCTGGCTCCTGCTGTCCATCCAGGCTGCAGCCTCGCGGGGCAACAAGGACCTGCTGAACAGCCTGCAGGCTAACGCCCTCCAACTCTACG atcctcAGGAGGGCAGTGTGGTGTTGTTGCCGGCAGAGTCTCAGCAGCGATTGGTGCAGCTGCTCTATTTCCtccctgtgatgtcacagtctCTACTGGCCAATCTGAGTCGCTGCTGCACCGCCGGGCGCATCTCAGCAGGGCTGGCCGCGTCGCTCATCCGCATCATCCACTTCAG gtCTTCTCTGAGCGGCTGGTCTGTAGGGAGCCAGGACGTGGCCCTGCAGGATGTGGATTACATCAGCTTCCTGTTCTCCACTCTCACAG gcttctCGTCTGATGAGCTAGCTACTCTACAGGAAGCGGGCGATGGGAGtgtgctccccccctcccccttgtccCCCCTCAGTCTGTATCACACCCCCCTGGAGCAGTTCACACACCACTGGGACGTTGTAGAG GAAGTGTGCCACTGCCTGGAGACATCAGGGTCGAGGTCTCAGTGTTTTGATGTGCTGCAGAACGGCATTTGCAACTACCTG ACCAGGCTGCAGGTGGTTCCAGACAGCAtggctgcagggctgctgaGAGCCATGGCACGCCTACTGGAGCCTTCCGTCCTGCCCAGCGAGGCCCTGCTGCGCTTCCTGTCGCACTGCTGCCTCAGCCTActggccctgctctcctccctgcagCGCGACcgacactcacacaccaaccacaagag GGAGGCGGTgtgggatgcgtgtgtgtgtgctctgagcAGTGTTCCCCGGCTGCTGCGCATGCTGCTGCAGTCTCTGCACGTGGCTGAcctgtgtgaggaggagctCCCTCAGCTGGGCCACATCCTGACTCTCCTGCTGCAGCATGCGGCCATGCGCAGCCACCTGCTAGCCAACGCTGCGCAGCTGCAACACGTGCTGCAGGAACTGACG aggtACTGCCGTGGGGAGGCGAGGCAACAGTGGCTGACAGACCTGATGTACTGCTACAGTGTCACCATGGccagtcaccatggcaacctggGTCTTCGAGACATCTACTGA
- the tex10 gene encoding testis-expressed protein 10 homolog isoform X2: protein MTKSKKKRQDDFQKVKLKVGKLKPKAENATSVNFRTKGIHLTEQLKKDTSGPTTRRQLSIKDLLSQLHHYSSSVKQTALVGLKELLTLHPSVLEQHLSRLLSEVAAVFTDKDPNVRAAATRLLRFVAQCVPADRAAPFFPLLSAHLSCAMTHIEAGIQKDALAVLDVLLEHYPGLLAARPALLLTNFLELISHRRVVGGARTQETMGRSWALSVNPSRAVTGQQWRLTVLLRLGRFLQAVVEERPAEEGGVRVPGDGVFLSSGEGGVSTALELTWEELTYSRVGVQLFEHSGAKPTQHSTFRLRPEVEPGSGVGEGLDSAEAVLGFAATLVPLLLEVWVEASASERAQTDSAHLLTPDSMALMFQVLSILQLVRRLAPQKEHQDILDAWFRSEYLADFKQHFMKNFPYGALDTPKPRRKVDAKRTKQMPAAPGQTVEPLALNVALCQVMVSLSQREGPGQEPDADWLMPLKTFVRETLSSGVKLSNRHLHTLLDTVWKMVLTQRSRAVTEDLLQAVCVQYKQRNLSLQTRSLLLSFYSRLYLQEHSHTHIARSRVLSRWLAALPVQLSQLGHRNPALSSWLLLSIQAAASRGNKDLLNSLQANALQLYDPQEGSVVLLPAESQQRLVQLLYFLPVMSQSLLANLSRCCTAGRISAGLAASLIRIIHFRSSLSGWSVGSQDVALQDVDYISFLFSTLTGFSSDELATLQEAGDGSVLPPSPLSPLSLYHTPLEQFTHHWDVVEEVCHCLETSGSRSQCFDVLQNGICNYLTRLQVVPDSMAAGLLRAMARLLEPSVLPSEALLRFLSHCCLSLLALLSSLQRDRHSHTNHKRGTAVGRRGNSG, encoded by the exons ATGACTAAAAGCAAGAAGAAGAGGCAGGATGACTTCCAGAAGGTCAAACTCAAAGTGGGAAAGCTCAAGCCCAAAGCAGAAAACGCCACCAGCGTGAACTTCCGCACCAAGGGAATCCACCTGACGGAGCAGCTCAAGAAAGATACAAGTGGACCTACTACACGCAGACAACTCAGCATCAAG gatctGCTGTCCCAGCTGCACCACTACAGCAGCAGTGTGAAGCAGACAGCCCTGGTGGGCCTGAAGGAGCTTctgaccctccacccctccgtgCTGGAGCAGCACCTGTCCCGCCTGCTGTCCGAGGTGGCAGCCGTGTTCACAGACAAGGACCCCAACGTACGGGCGGCCGCCACGCGCCTGCTCAG GTTTGTGGCTCAGTGTGTTCCTGCCGACCGTGCAgctcccttcttccccctcctcagcGCCCACCTGTCCTGCGCCATGACACACATCGAGGCAGGCATCCAGAAGGACGCCCTGGCGGTCCTGGACGTGCTGCTGGAGCACTACCCCGGCCTGCTGGCCGCGCGCCCCGCCCTGCTGCTCACCAACTTCCTGGAGCTCATCTCACACAGACGCGTGGTGGGAGGGGCCAGGACCCAGGAGACcatggggaggagctgggcgcTGTCAGTCAACCCTAGCAGGGCTGTGACTGGCCAGCAGTGGAGACTGACAGTTCTCCTCAG GCTTGGGAGGTTCCTCCAggcggtggtggaggagagaccagcagaggaagggggggtgcgAGTCCCAGGTGACGGAGTGTTTCTGTCcagcggagagggaggggtgagcacAGCCCTAGAACTCACCTGGGAGGAGCTCACCTACAGCAGGGTCGGGGTTCAGCTGTTTGAACACTCAGGGGCCAAACCCACTCAACACTCCACCTTCAGACTCAG GCCCGAGGTTGAACCAGGGTCTGGAGTGGGTGAGGGTCTGGACTCAGCTGAGGCTGTGCTGGGCTTTGCTGCCACGCTGGTAcccctgctgctggaggtgtGGGTGGAAGCCAGCGCCAGCGAGCGGGCCCAGACTGACAGTGCCCATCTTCTCACCCCAGACTCCATGGCTCTCATGTTCCAAGTCCTCTCCATTCTGCAGCTGGTCAGGAGGCTGGCACCGCAAAAGGAGCACCAGGACatcctg GATGCTTGGTTCCGTAGTGAGTACCTGGCTGATTTTAAGCAGCATTTCATGAAGAACTTCCCCTACGGAGCCCTGGACACACCTAAACCCCGGAGGAAGGTCGACGCCAAGAG GACCAAGCAGATGCCAGCGGCCCCTGGACAGACTGTTGAGCCCCTGGCCCTTAACGTGGCCCTGTGTCAGGTCATGGTGTCCCTCAGCCAGAGGGAGGGGCCAGGACAGGAGCCCGACGCTGATTGGCTGATGCCCCTGAAGACGTTTGTGAGAGAGACTCTGTCCAGCGGCGTCAAGCTGAGCAACAGACACCTGCACACTCTGCTGGACACGGTGTGGAAGATGGTGCTCACACAGAGGAGCCGGG ctgtaacTGAGGACCTgttgcaggctgtgtgtgttcagtacaaGCAGAGAAACCTGAGTCTGCAGACCCGCTCCCTGCTGCTGTCCTTTTACAGCAGGCTGTACCTGCAggagcacagccacacacacatcgccAG gagtcggGTGCTGTCTCGGTGGTTGGCTGCTCTGCCTGTGCAGCTGTCCCAGCTGGGCCACCGTAACCCGGCCCTTTCCTCCTGGCTCCTGCTGTCCATCCAGGCTGCAGCCTCGCGGGGCAACAAGGACCTGCTGAACAGCCTGCAGGCTAACGCCCTCCAACTCTACG atcctcAGGAGGGCAGTGTGGTGTTGTTGCCGGCAGAGTCTCAGCAGCGATTGGTGCAGCTGCTCTATTTCCtccctgtgatgtcacagtctCTACTGGCCAATCTGAGTCGCTGCTGCACCGCCGGGCGCATCTCAGCAGGGCTGGCCGCGTCGCTCATCCGCATCATCCACTTCAG gtCTTCTCTGAGCGGCTGGTCTGTAGGGAGCCAGGACGTGGCCCTGCAGGATGTGGATTACATCAGCTTCCTGTTCTCCACTCTCACAG gcttctCGTCTGATGAGCTAGCTACTCTACAGGAAGCGGGCGATGGGAGtgtgctccccccctcccccttgtccCCCCTCAGTCTGTATCACACCCCCCTGGAGCAGTTCACACACCACTGGGACGTTGTAGAG GAAGTGTGCCACTGCCTGGAGACATCAGGGTCGAGGTCTCAGTGTTTTGATGTGCTGCAGAACGGCATTTGCAACTACCTG ACCAGGCTGCAGGTGGTTCCAGACAGCAtggctgcagggctgctgaGAGCCATGGCACGCCTACTGGAGCCTTCCGTCCTGCCCAGCGAGGCCCTGCTGCGCTTCCTGTCGCACTGCTGCCTCAGCCTActggccctgctctcctccctgcagCGCGACcgacactcacacaccaaccacaagag aggtACTGCCGTGGGGAGGCGAGGCAACAGTGGCTGA